One region of Syngnathus scovelli strain Florida chromosome 15, RoL_Ssco_1.2, whole genome shotgun sequence genomic DNA includes:
- the cnih2 gene encoding protein cornichon homolog 2: MAFTFAAFCYMLTLVLCAALIFFVIWQIIAFDELRTDFKNPIDQSNPTRARERILNIERICNLLRRLVVPEYSIHGLFCLMFMCAAEWVTLGLNIPLLFYHLWRFFHRPADGSEVMYDPVSVMNADILNYCQKESWCKLGFYLVSFFYYLYSMVYALVSF; this comes from the exons ATGGCGTTCACCTTTGCGGCCTTCTGCTACATGCTCACCTTGGTGCTGTGCGCCGCCCTCATCTTCTTTGTCATCTGGCAG ATTATCGCCTTTGACGAACTGCGCACAGACTTCAAAAACCCCATCGACCAGAGTAATCCCACCAGAGCG AGGGAACGGATTCTCAATATCGAGCGAATCTGCAACCTTCTTCGCAGA TTGGTGGTGCCAGAATATTCCATCCATGGACTCTTCTGCCTAATGTTCATGTGTGCTGCAGAATGGGTCACACTTGGCCTAAATATTCCTCTTCTCTTCTACCATCTGTGGAG GTTTTTCCATCGACCGGCCGATGGGTCAGAGGTTATGTACGATCCCGTGAGTGTGATGAACGCTGACATCCTCAATTACTGTCAGAAGGAGTCGTGGTGTAAGCTGGGCTTTTATCTTGTCTCGTTCTTCTATTATCTCTACAG CATGGTCTATGCCCTGGTGAGCTTCTAA
- the tm7sf2 gene encoding delta(14)-sterol reductase TM7SF2 encodes MRSKSQTPNAFNNTEREFGGTLGAICIPIFLPLTVLYLICVSRSPDAALLQWPPPLPSLDQLWDPLAPYLLLGWIALHALLYLLPLGKISEGLVLTDGTRLKYPINGLHSLCISGALLMLLLMFGVPLGHLFQLMLPLAMCAIGLSFMLSIYLYVCSFWAPPHALALGGNTGNPLYDFFIGRELNPRIGHFDLKYFCELRPGLIGWVLINFGMLMQEVERQGSPSLAMILVNSFQLLYVADALWNEEAVLSTMDIVHDGFGFMLVFGDLTWVPFTYSLQAAFLVEHPQALSLLKVAVIITLNGIGYYIFRKSNSQKNQFRRNPTHPSVARLETIATATGKRLLVSGWWGLVRHPNYLGDLLMALAWSLPCGFSHLLPYFYVIYFTILLIHREARDEKHCRAKYGLAWDAYCRRVPYRIVPYVY; translated from the exons GTGCCATTTGCATCCCCATCTTTCTGCCTTTGACGGTGCTTTACCTGATTTGCGTGAGTCGATCTCCTGATGCAGCTCTTCTCCAATGGCCCCCGCCCTTGCCCTCGCTTGACCAGCTATGGGACCCCTTGGCTCCCTACCTCCTGCTGGGCTGGATAGCTCTGCATGCGCTTCTATATTTGCTGCCATTAGGAAAG ATATCTGAGGGATTAGTGCTGACGGATGGAACACGTCTGAAGTATCCCATAAATG GTCTTCATAGCTTGTGCATCAGTGGTGCCTTACTGATGTTGCTACTGATGTTCGGGGTTCCTTTGGGGCATCTGTTCCAGCTGATGTTGCCCCTGGCTATGTGCGCAATAGGACTGTCCTTCATGCTTTCCATCTACCTCTATGTTTGTTCTTTTTGGGCTCCTCCTCATGCTCTTGCTTTgggggggaacacag gTAATCCCTTGTATGACTTCTTCATTGGACGGGAGCTAAACCCTCGCATAGGTCATTTTGATCTTAAATATTTCTGTGAGCTCAGACCAGGTCTGATTGGCTGG GTGCTCATCAACTTCGGTATGCTGATGCAAGAAGTGGAGCGCCAAGGTTCCCCCTCACTCGCCATGATCCTAGTCAACAGTTTTCAGTTGTTGTATGTGGCTGACGCTCTGTGGAACGAG GAGGCAGTTTTGAGCACGATGGACATCGTGCACGATGGTTTCGGTTTCATGCTGGTCTTCGGTGACCTGACCTGGGTTCCCTTCACATACAGCCTTCAGGCGGCCTTTCTGGTTGAACATCCTCAAGCTCTAAGTCTACTTAAAGTTGCAGTCATAATAACTCTAAATG GTATTGGATATTACATTTTCCGAAAATCCAACTCGCAGAAGAATCAATTCAGGAGAAACCCTACACATCCAAGTGTTGCAA GGCTGGAGACCATCGCCACAGCAACAGGGAAACGTTTGCTGGTGTCTGGTTGGTGGGGTCTTGTCCGTCATCCCAATTACTTGGGTGATCTCCTCATGGCCTTGGCTTGGTCTTTGCCTTGTG GATTCTCACATCTTCTGCCATACTTTTACGTGATTTATTTCACCATCTTGCTGATTCACCGCGAAGCTCGTGATGAGAAACACTGCAGAGCCAAATATGGACTTGCATGGGACGCATATTGTCGACGTGTCCCCTACAGGATCGTCCCTTATGTTTATTGA